A region of Candidatus Aegiribacteria sp. DNA encodes the following proteins:
- a CDS encoding FtsX-like permease family protein has protein sequence MFGRLVKFAWRSTWRNGRRTVITGLAVGLGLGSMIFYEALMQGMGAYMIQTTTNPWMGDAQIHRNGFMDTRRIDLTVERPDSVLFMLRQDSTVSASTPRILSPASATSTTEMKPVTLIGVDSETDPALTMLEAAIDTGSYLSGDSTELIIGYKLADDLNAGPGDVIVITAARADSGLSSSMFFVSGICRFGSDDLDRYSAFVNLNTAGGMLGIPGDVHEIAVRFPESKTGADTTIAFWSEFSIFRNSALGWPELAPQVSAMLNMVDLGMAVTAIILFALVVFGIVNSLFMSVYERMYEFGVMKALGTRPGTIGTMVVLEAFWIAVISTVMGSAIGLLTVWITSKTGINFGEFDVSGVVFNKPLYPILKLSRVWIYPLFTLILTTAAGIYPGIHAGRLNPAEAMRKSL, from the coding sequence ATGTTCGGAAGGCTTGTGAAGTTCGCCTGGAGAAGCACCTGGAGGAATGGCAGGAGAACTGTGATAACCGGTCTTGCCGTTGGCCTGGGGCTCGGTTCAATGATCTTTTACGAAGCTCTCATGCAGGGCATGGGAGCATATATGATACAGACAACGACGAACCCCTGGATGGGGGATGCCCAGATCCACCGTAACGGATTTATGGACACCAGGAGGATTGACCTTACCGTCGAAAGACCGGATTCGGTTCTGTTCATGCTCAGACAGGATTCAACGGTAAGCGCCAGCACCCCGAGGATTCTGTCCCCCGCGTCTGCAACATCAACTACGGAAATGAAGCCTGTCACACTGATTGGCGTTGACAGTGAAACCGACCCTGCTTTGACAATGCTGGAAGCTGCTATCGATACGGGTTCTTACCTGAGTGGTGACAGCACCGAACTGATTATCGGATACAAACTGGCGGATGATCTGAACGCCGGACCTGGCGATGTGATCGTTATCACCGCTGCCCGGGCTGACAGCGGGCTATCGAGCAGCATGTTCTTCGTATCCGGTATATGCCGTTTCGGAAGTGATGACCTTGATCGATATTCCGCTTTTGTTAATCTGAACACGGCGGGCGGAATGCTCGGAATACCGGGGGATGTTCATGAAATTGCTGTCAGGTTCCCCGAATCGAAGACGGGTGCTGATACAACTATTGCTTTCTGGAGTGAATTCTCGATTTTTCGAAACAGCGCCCTCGGATGGCCGGAACTGGCGCCACAGGTCAGCGCTATGCTCAACATGGTTGACCTGGGTATGGCGGTAACTGCCATCATTCTTTTCGCTCTTGTTGTTTTTGGAATAGTCAACTCCCTGTTCATGTCCGTATACGAAAGGATGTACGAATTCGGGGTTATGAAGGCTTTGGGAACAAGGCCTGGAACCATCGGAACAATGGTGGTCCTTGAGGCTTTCTGGATCGCGGTTATCAGTACTGTAATGGGGAGCGCCATCGGCCTGCTGACGGTATGGATAACTTCGAAAACAGGTATAAACTTCGGCGAGTTCGATGTATCGGGTGTTGTATTCAACAAACCTCTGTATCCGATACTCAAACTCAGCCGGGTATGGATTTATCCCCTCTTCACCTTGATTCTTACAACGGCTGCGGGAATTTATCCGGGAATCCACGCCGGCAGACTGAACCCGGCTGAAGCAATGCGGAAAAGTTTATAG
- a CDS encoding glycosyltransferase family 4 protein: protein MLGKKDFHSGGYGFNFKMMEYLRAHGVEVDMIHFTTVPPGLPFKWFMASRYICGKIRREKPDLVIVSKSYQYVPMLRMMRGFICTPVIYLMHNLEWMALGNKLKAFMYKVYVRWLLGMASVIWVNSSNTEEAIEGIGINRDRICLISPGFNKNPVSLPDRCRRDGPVRLLCVGSISPGKAQHVLIKACTYLDGGSYKMEFAGSIESDEKYAVSVQDLIKENDLSDSIMVSGELSGEDLEKAYMNADILVHPSIWEAFGMSIIEGMWYGLPVIASGIAAIPELVRDGVNGLLTPPENAEKLASAMKNLIRNRELRLQMGEKSRMFAERMNDWNDTGKEFMELVVKAAAGQKK from the coding sequence ATGCTCGGTAAGAAAGATTTCCATTCTGGAGGGTACGGCTTCAACTTTAAAATGATGGAATACCTCCGGGCTCATGGTGTTGAAGTGGATATGATTCACTTTACAACTGTTCCCCCGGGGCTTCCTTTTAAATGGTTCATGGCATCGAGGTACATCTGCGGAAAAATCCGAAGGGAGAAACCCGATCTGGTAATCGTAAGCAAGAGTTATCAGTACGTGCCTATGCTCCGCATGATGAGAGGATTCATTTGTACTCCTGTTATCTACCTCATGCATAATCTTGAATGGATGGCGCTGGGGAATAAACTCAAGGCATTCATGTATAAAGTATATGTGAGATGGCTGCTTGGAATGGCGAGCGTTATCTGGGTTAACAGCAGTAATACGGAAGAAGCCATTGAAGGCATCGGAATTAACAGGGACCGTATCTGTCTCATCAGTCCGGGTTTTAACAAAAACCCTGTGTCCCTGCCCGATCGCTGCAGGCGAGATGGGCCTGTCAGGCTGCTCTGCGTTGGCAGCATCTCTCCGGGGAAAGCACAGCATGTCCTGATTAAGGCCTGCACATATCTTGACGGGGGAAGCTACAAAATGGAATTCGCCGGAAGTATCGAATCTGACGAAAAATACGCTGTGAGCGTTCAGGATCTTATAAAAGAAAATGATCTTTCCGATTCCATAATGGTTTCAGGGGAGCTTTCCGGCGAAGATCTTGAGAAGGCTTATATGAATGCCGATATACTTGTTCATCCCTCCATCTGGGAAGCTTTCGGCATGTCCATTATTGAGGGGATGTGGTACGGGCTGCCCGTAATCGCCTCGGGTATTGCGGCTATACCTGAATTGGTCCGTGACGGTGTAAATGGCCTTCTTACACCTCCGGAAAATGCTGAAAAACTTGCGAGCGCGATGAAAAACCTTATCAGAAACAGAGAATTAAGGCTGCAGATGGGAGAAAAAAGCCGTATGTTCGCCGAAAGAATGAACGACTGGAACGATACCGGAAAGGAATTCATGGAGCTTGTTGTTAAAGCGGCAGCGGGGCAGAAAAAATGA
- a CDS encoding FtsX-like permease family protein: MLLKLAWRNVFRQKRRTILTLLTMTGGFFLSSISIGWMNGSYGSIIMFFTNGRTGQIQVHRRGYLEDPSIYSTISDYRSVGAVLDSMPGIRTWTPRIYSGALLAVRSGGAVSGNLFSNSAAASVIGLDPAMEDAATDFSSNIVSGGMLTASAADSSYFATGQIVLGKELSIILNASVGDSLIMLSQAADGASADRKYVIQGIVSTGNAEIDRITCYITLADAQILFALQGKAHELAVMTSSLGSVDALTGNISAQLSGKDLEIDSWKTFAKEFYNGMKADESSLKVMIFVIVLVAAMGVLNTILMMVLERRREFGVMKALGTKPGFIVKMIVLEANIMGIFSIIAGSILSTGGLLFLSKHGLTLDPPMNFGGTVFSEMIASLSPDCYWIPAICVIVTASTVSFLPALKAAHTKAAKTLRTV, from the coding sequence ATGCTCTTAAAACTGGCCTGGCGGAACGTCTTCCGTCAGAAAAGAAGAACGATTCTTACCCTTCTAACCATGACCGGCGGTTTCTTCCTCTCCTCCATTTCCATCGGGTGGATGAACGGCTCGTACGGCAGCATAATAATGTTCTTCACGAACGGCAGGACGGGGCAGATCCAGGTACACCGCAGAGGTTATCTCGAAGATCCATCCATCTATTCAACGATCAGCGATTACCGGTCGGTTGGAGCCGTCCTGGATTCCATGCCCGGCATTAGAACCTGGACGCCCAGGATCTATTCCGGAGCCCTCCTGGCGGTCAGGTCGGGGGGAGCTGTATCTGGAAATCTGTTCTCCAATTCGGCGGCAGCGTCGGTAATCGGATTGGATCCCGCGATGGAGGACGCAGCCACTGATTTCTCGAGTAACATCGTAAGCGGAGGGATGCTGACAGCTTCCGCGGCGGATTCATCCTATTTCGCCACCGGACAGATAGTACTCGGAAAGGAACTCTCCATAATTCTTAACGCTTCGGTGGGAGACTCACTTATCATGCTTTCCCAGGCTGCTGACGGCGCGAGCGCGGACAGGAAGTACGTAATTCAGGGCATTGTCAGCACAGGCAACGCCGAGATAGATAGAATCACATGTTATATAACACTGGCCGATGCCCAGATACTGTTCGCTCTTCAGGGAAAGGCGCACGAACTGGCGGTGATGACCAGTTCTTTGGGTTCAGTTGATGCTCTCACAGGAAATATATCCGCACAGCTGTCGGGAAAAGATCTTGAAATCGATTCCTGGAAAACTTTCGCGAAGGAATTCTACAACGGCATGAAGGCGGATGAATCAAGTCTTAAGGTTATGATTTTTGTAATAGTTCTTGTAGCGGCAATGGGAGTTCTCAATACGATTCTTATGATGGTTCTCGAGCGAAGGCGGGAATTCGGTGTGATGAAAGCCCTCGGCACAAAACCTGGATTTATCGTGAAGATGATAGTTCTTGAAGCGAATATCATGGGAATTTTCAGCATAATCGCAGGCAGCATACTGAGTACAGGGGGGCTTCTTTTCCTTTCGAAGCATGGTCTGACCCTTGACCCCCCCATGAATTTCGGAGGTACTGTCTTCAGCGAGATGATCGCTTCATTATCCCCGGACTGTTACTGGATCCCTGCCATCTGCGTAATCGTTACCGCTTCCACCGTAAGTTTTCTTCCGGCGCTGAAAGCCGCTCACACAAAAGCCGCGAAAACTCTGAGGACGGTTTAA
- a CDS encoding ABC transporter ATP-binding protein, with product MVDNDVIVAKGIVKTYDDSGVPVHAVRGVDYTLEKGEFTAITGPSGSGKTTFLNVLAGLDTPTEGKVWLSGKLISEMSGKELSNFRRDHIGFVFQAYNLFPVLTVEENVEYVMLLQGIPPAERHDRVMDILEKVGIAEYVGRLPRKLSGGQQQRVAVARAVVSHPSLVIADEPTANLDSKTSGALLDMMRKLNEETGMTFLFSTHDEIVMQRAKKIVVLRDGKLDGSAPPENLK from the coding sequence ATGGTTGACAATGATGTGATAGTCGCCAAAGGAATCGTTAAGACATACGATGATTCTGGCGTTCCGGTTCATGCTGTAAGGGGTGTAGACTACACTCTTGAGAAGGGTGAATTCACCGCTATAACAGGACCATCAGGTTCTGGAAAAACTACTTTTCTCAATGTTCTGGCAGGTCTCGATACGCCCACCGAGGGCAAAGTATGGCTGTCGGGAAAATTGATCTCAGAGATGAGCGGAAAAGAGCTCTCCAACTTCAGAAGGGATCATATTGGCTTCGTATTTCAGGCCTATAACCTGTTTCCTGTACTTACGGTAGAGGAAAATGTTGAATATGTAATGCTGCTCCAGGGGATTCCTCCCGCTGAACGCCACGACAGAGTAATGGATATCCTTGAAAAAGTAGGGATAGCCGAATACGTTGGCCGGCTTCCCCGAAAGCTTTCTGGCGGCCAGCAGCAGAGGGTGGCGGTGGCCAGAGCAGTCGTTTCGCATCCTTCCCTTGTTATAGCGGATGAGCCCACCGCGAACCTCGATTCAAAAACCAGCGGAGCCCTGCTTGATATGATGAGGAAGTTGAACGAGGAAACCGGTATGACTTTCCTTTTCTCAACCCATGACGAGATTGTCATGCAGAGGGCTAAAAAAATCGTCGTTCTGAGGGATGGAAAGCTTGACGGAAGCGCTCCTCCGGAAAACTTAAAATGA
- a CDS encoding outer membrane lipoprotein-sorting protein: MKYPLIIFVMMIIPGFITAARSQPDIGELVHSLDQLYRSDDSYTEMSMRIVTEHWERTLTMKAWSHGTDNTFIRILSPAREAGMATLRIGTEMWNYLPNTNSTVRVPPSMMAGSWMGSDITNNDIVREITYAEDYTYSYTTDTTLTGTPAEGVVYIKLVPKPSTAVVWSSIICAVRTSDTIPLWEKYFDSHCNPIKTVTYSDVQEMGGRTIPSRMQVIPADNEDQSTTITWSNAEFNQGVDENIFSLRNLQSR, from the coding sequence GTGAAATATCCGTTAATCATCTTCGTAATGATGATCATTCCCGGTTTCATTACAGCAGCCCGTTCACAGCCTGATATCGGTGAACTGGTGCATTCCCTTGACCAGCTTTACAGAAGCGACGACAGTTACACTGAGATGTCGATGCGCATAGTAACGGAACACTGGGAACGGACACTTACGATGAAGGCGTGGTCCCACGGAACGGACAACACATTCATCAGAATACTCTCCCCAGCAAGGGAAGCCGGAATGGCAACCCTCAGGATCGGTACCGAAATGTGGAATTACCTTCCGAACACCAACAGCACAGTCAGAGTACCACCCTCGATGATGGCAGGCTCGTGGATGGGCTCGGACATCACCAACAACGACATAGTCAGAGAAATAACCTACGCTGAGGATTACACCTACTCGTACACAACAGACACAACCCTTACAGGTACTCCTGCGGAAGGCGTTGTGTACATCAAACTGGTTCCGAAACCATCCACCGCAGTGGTATGGTCAAGCATCATTTGCGCGGTGAGAACTTCTGACACAATTCCTCTCTGGGAAAAGTACTTCGACAGTCACTGTAATCCTATTAAGACTGTCACCTACTCCGATGTACAGGAAATGGGCGGCAGAACAATACCCTCGCGGATGCAGGTAATTCCCGCTGATAATGAAGATCAGAGCACAACGATAACCTGGTCCAACGCTGAATTCAACCAGGGTGTGGACGAGAATATCTTCTCCCTCAGAAACCTTCAGTCCCGGTGA
- a CDS encoding tetratricopeptide repeat protein, whose product MQFILLCVLASVNLSGWQDSYASGNWENAYTQAEDAVENDSTSSDAWAALAFSATALGYDNEATVFARRAIELDSLSAMSWGALGRTCADSIEESLNSFQTALEYDSTFILGLVGEAHCLMVQENYSEALDKLTRAMYIDPSWISVWLKTAEIYRYQREFGKALECVNTALEEWPANMQLMFEAGWILELAGKNCAAEMIYRKIAGTYPDDTDCLIDLGLLLESQDKYGEAIKAYRELFRRDPEDYWCLGEIGVCLENSGNSDAARRSYLEGIEVNPDYAFAQYRLGIIAEENGDIDDAVEWYIECAESDSSFVDAWIAQGLLYEDNGTYTAAETAYRRALEIDPVNTWTWGELGLVLQQLGKPEEAGEAFENGIAIDNEYVWAWEQRGLLFESEGDMEAAADWYRRAVVETTDPGTWLLGELGFVLEQLGSPDSAAVYYSEAISVDSTYIFGYQRLAPILSRGGNSGEALDMWDSYIEAGGFESTALCERALIYESTGRDDEADSLFRLIADEYPYAWVDLAWTYSVVNPAVSLHLARKAEEESGADDSEFWLQMAALYAELDKEDEAAESYLTASVVAPDSIDVWLDWGYYLFDRDDEEEAADKYRQAIEIDSLSFSAWSALGEALLFSDRYDQALAALEKSIELDPGSPWVYAYIGLTYEQMGDSDRAMDYYFQSLSIQPGYDYAETRIRGITDTGFDPEWNRRQVRRFNATVYIDTRVDNGNVRERNYSGGLEVSFEYDARGSEISLETDYRFIETSKDYKNDYTWTSVSLSFERVLSDYFTVSTSSSWDRQPGTVRPWQISSYLSFAYTKWLNGWLWVSPSAGIGQVNTHWASGLENERTDRTTLYGSVSVWLTKEDSLWPSLWLWGNFYIPPEQSENTLMNAFAELSSELWDPFSLTLGYSVGYERTPAYDYWDKYDTEFYSRLNLRLF is encoded by the coding sequence GTGCAGTTTATCCTGCTCTGCGTACTTGCCTCAGTTAACCTGTCCGGCTGGCAGGACAGCTATGCGTCTGGGAACTGGGAAAATGCTTACACTCAGGCTGAAGACGCTGTTGAAAATGATTCCACAAGTTCAGATGCATGGGCGGCTCTCGCATTTTCCGCTACAGCTCTGGGATACGATAATGAGGCAACTGTATTTGCGCGAAGGGCGATTGAACTTGATTCGCTTTCAGCGATGTCATGGGGAGCCCTTGGAAGAACGTGCGCCGATAGCATAGAGGAATCGCTGAACAGTTTTCAGACAGCACTAGAATACGATTCAACATTCATTCTCGGACTTGTCGGGGAAGCCCACTGTCTTATGGTCCAGGAAAACTATTCTGAAGCACTTGATAAACTTACTCGAGCTATGTACATAGATCCTTCCTGGATTTCCGTCTGGCTTAAAACCGCGGAAATCTATCGGTATCAGCGGGAATTCGGCAAAGCTCTGGAGTGTGTGAATACCGCTCTTGAGGAATGGCCTGCGAATATGCAGCTGATGTTTGAAGCGGGATGGATTCTGGAGCTTGCAGGCAAGAATTGTGCGGCAGAAATGATTTACAGAAAAATTGCAGGTACATATCCAGATGATACGGATTGCCTTATCGACCTTGGCCTTCTGCTTGAAAGCCAGGATAAATACGGTGAAGCGATCAAGGCTTACAGAGAACTGTTCAGACGGGACCCTGAGGATTACTGGTGCCTTGGCGAGATAGGCGTATGCCTTGAAAACAGCGGCAATTCGGATGCTGCCCGTAGAAGTTATCTGGAGGGAATCGAGGTTAATCCCGATTACGCCTTTGCCCAGTACAGGCTGGGTATCATAGCTGAAGAGAACGGGGATATTGATGATGCTGTTGAATGGTATATCGAGTGTGCGGAATCCGACAGCAGCTTTGTGGACGCGTGGATAGCTCAGGGTCTTTTGTACGAAGACAACGGTACTTACACTGCGGCCGAAACCGCTTACCGCAGGGCTCTGGAAATCGATCCTGTTAATACATGGACATGGGGAGAACTGGGTCTTGTGCTGCAGCAGCTGGGGAAACCCGAAGAAGCGGGAGAGGCATTCGAGAACGGAATAGCGATTGACAATGAATATGTATGGGCGTGGGAACAGAGAGGGCTTCTCTTCGAAAGCGAAGGAGATATGGAAGCTGCCGCCGACTGGTACAGGAGAGCTGTTGTCGAAACCACCGATCCGGGAACATGGCTCCTTGGAGAACTGGGATTTGTTCTTGAGCAGCTTGGGTCTCCAGATAGCGCCGCCGTTTACTATTCTGAAGCCATATCTGTTGATTCTACCTACATTTTTGGTTACCAGCGGCTGGCGCCCATTCTCTCGAGGGGAGGAAACTCAGGGGAAGCTCTGGACATGTGGGACAGTTACATTGAAGCCGGAGGATTCGAAAGTACCGCTTTATGTGAGAGAGCACTCATTTACGAGAGTACCGGCAGAGATGATGAAGCTGACAGTCTATTCAGACTTATAGCGGATGAGTATCCTTACGCCTGGGTAGACCTGGCCTGGACATATTCGGTTGTTAATCCCGCAGTATCCCTTCATCTTGCCCGGAAAGCGGAAGAGGAAAGCGGAGCAGATGATTCTGAATTCTGGCTGCAGATGGCAGCTCTTTACGCTGAACTTGATAAGGAGGATGAAGCCGCAGAAAGTTACCTGACAGCCTCTGTTGTGGCCCCGGACAGTATTGATGTGTGGCTGGACTGGGGATATTACCTTTTTGATAGAGACGATGAGGAGGAAGCGGCCGATAAGTACAGACAGGCCATTGAAATTGATAGCCTGTCTTTCAGTGCGTGGAGTGCTCTGGGAGAAGCCCTTCTGTTCTCCGATCGGTACGATCAGGCTCTTGCCGCTCTTGAAAAATCTATTGAGCTGGACCCCGGTTCTCCATGGGTATATGCCTACATAGGACTAACATACGAGCAGATGGGTGACTCGGACAGGGCTATGGATTACTATTTTCAGTCTCTGAGTATTCAGCCCGGTTACGATTATGCGGAAACAAGAATAAGAGGTATAACCGACACCGGATTCGATCCTGAATGGAATAGGAGACAGGTCAGACGCTTCAACGCTACCGTGTACATTGACACCAGAGTTGATAACGGAAACGTAAGGGAAAGGAATTACTCGGGAGGACTGGAAGTTTCCTTCGAGTACGACGCAAGAGGAAGCGAAATATCCCTTGAAACCGATTACAGATTCATTGAAACTTCGAAGGATTACAAGAACGATTACACCTGGACTTCGGTTTCTCTTAGCTTTGAGCGTGTTCTGTCGGACTATTTCACAGTAAGTACAAGCAGTTCATGGGACAGGCAGCCGGGAACCGTAAGGCCTTGGCAAATCAGTTCATACTTATCCTTTGCATATACAAAATGGCTGAACGGCTGGCTCTGGGTATCCCCTTCCGCTGGTATCGGACAGGTAAACACACACTGGGCTTCCGGTCTTGAGAACGAAAGGACCGATAGAACCACTCTATACGGTTCCGTATCAGTATGGCTTACGAAGGAAGATTCTCTCTGGCCGTCACTATGGCTCTGGGGAAACTTCTACATTCCTCCCGAACAGTCCGAAAATACTCTTATGAACGCTTTTGCTGAACTCAGTTCTGAACTCTGGGATCCTTTTTCACTTACACTTGGATACAGCGTAGGGTACGAAAGAACTCCCGCTTACGATTACTGGGATAAATACGATACAGAATTCTATTCCAGGCTGAATCTGAGGCTTTTCTGA
- a CDS encoding undecaprenyl-diphosphate phosphatase — translation MTFLSVIILAVIQGLTEFLPVSSSGHLALAGMILKVPEGDITFEIVVHLGTLMAVLAVYRKDLGELVIGIFRRKRESLVLAGLLIAGSIPAGLAGFLLADSIEKSFDNPVIVSLMLLVTGCILFSTRFAKRGTRDNPNLIGSFIVGLSQAMALLPGISRSGFTISTGLFAGIRREKAARFSFLLSIPAIAGAAVLKLGDAVSSGIDVLLLITGFAISALTGYFALMILLRFLKAGKFSVFAWYCWLLGLTGLTVALIGS, via the coding sequence ATGACATTCTTATCTGTAATCATATTAGCTGTTATACAGGGGCTTACGGAATTCCTGCCGGTTTCCAGTTCAGGGCATCTTGCTCTTGCCGGGATGATACTTAAAGTACCGGAGGGTGATATTACGTTTGAAATCGTGGTTCATCTGGGTACGCTCATGGCGGTTCTCGCGGTTTACAGAAAAGACCTGGGGGAACTTGTAATTGGTATTTTCAGAAGGAAGAGAGAATCACTTGTTCTCGCGGGATTGCTTATAGCAGGTTCTATTCCCGCCGGCCTGGCCGGATTCCTGCTGGCGGATTCCATTGAAAAAAGCTTTGACAATCCAGTAATCGTTTCGCTAATGCTGCTGGTAACCGGCTGCATTCTCTTCAGCACAAGGTTCGCGAAGAGGGGAACCAGGGATAACCCCAACCTCATCGGAAGCTTCATTGTGGGTCTTTCTCAGGCAATGGCTCTTCTGCCTGGAATATCCCGTTCTGGATTTACCATTTCGACCGGTCTTTTTGCCGGGATAAGGAGGGAAAAGGCTGCCCGGTTCTCCTTCCTCCTTTCGATACCTGCAATTGCCGGGGCAGCGGTTCTTAAGCTGGGAGATGCAGTATCCAGCGGTATTGATGTTCTCTTGCTTATCACCGGGTTTGCTATTTCCGCGCTTACCGGGTACTTTGCCCTCATGATTCTACTGAGATTCCTGAAAGCTGGAAAATTCTCAGTTTTTGCCTGGTACTGCTGGTTGCTGGGGCTTACCGGTTTGACTGTTGCCTTGATCGGAAGCTGA
- a CDS encoding aspartate kinase, whose protein sequence is MSDLCVMKFGGTCLATEEDRRKSVELCIKELESYHRAVVVVSAMGRNGDPYSTDALLELVSSPIPREKSCLMACGEIISAAVFADMLRQKGISAKAVTGWNAGLRTDEQHCGADLESVEKEYLQTSLEGNDCVVVAGFQGMSRKGTISILRRGGSDITATAIAAALNADELMLFKMIDSVFTADPEKVPEAFEVDRISSEDLRQLAWQGAKVVHPRASEIAGDAGIRITVKSHRTGEPATEIEPFVIKSGMYITGVASGSDAVQFRIRTDSCASMHEFYSDVFGLVADAGVSMDMFSVFDAAAMFTVPLEDKEKVIEVLNRNNIDHETKSPCAKVSIVGAGMHGIKGVMAKFSSALDKAGIDMLQSVDSHATISALVLLRHRDEALRALHREFLEQ, encoded by the coding sequence ATGAGTGATCTTTGCGTTATGAAGTTCGGCGGCACATGCCTTGCGACCGAAGAGGACAGGCGCAAATCAGTTGAGCTATGTATAAAGGAGCTTGAATCGTATCACAGGGCTGTAGTCGTTGTTTCCGCGATGGGCAGAAATGGTGATCCCTATTCTACGGATGCTTTACTGGAACTTGTGTCATCCCCGATTCCCCGTGAGAAATCCTGTCTGATGGCCTGCGGAGAGATAATATCCGCAGCTGTTTTTGCCGACATGCTCCGCCAGAAGGGAATCTCCGCGAAGGCGGTAACCGGCTGGAACGCCGGGCTGCGTACCGATGAGCAGCATTGCGGTGCCGATCTGGAATCGGTCGAAAAGGAATACCTCCAGACATCCCTCGAAGGGAACGATTGCGTCGTTGTGGCAGGATTCCAGGGAATGAGCAGGAAAGGAACGATATCCATCCTCAGAAGAGGGGGCAGCGATATTACAGCAACAGCAATAGCCGCAGCCCTGAATGCAGACGAGTTGATGCTCTTCAAAATGATCGATTCGGTTTTCACCGCTGACCCCGAAAAGGTTCCGGAAGCCTTTGAAGTAGACAGAATAAGCTCCGAAGACCTCAGGCAGCTGGCCTGGCAGGGGGCGAAAGTTGTGCATCCCCGAGCCTCTGAGATCGCAGGCGATGCGGGTATCAGAATCACGGTCAAGTCGCATCGTACCGGCGAACCGGCTACCGAAATAGAACCCTTTGTAATCAAAAGCGGAATGTACATAACCGGTGTTGCTTCAGGCTCTGATGCGGTGCAATTCAGAATCAGGACAGACAGTTGCGCTTCGATGCATGAATTCTATTCAGATGTATTTGGTCTTGTCGCGGATGCAGGTGTGTCAATGGATATGTTCAGCGTTTTTGACGCGGCAGCCATGTTCACCGTTCCTCTTGAGGATAAAGAGAAGGTTATTGAAGTCCTCAATCGCAACAATATTGACCATGAGACGAAATCGCCCTGCGCAAAGGTATCCATAGTAGGAGCTGGTATGCACGGGATTAAAGGTGTTATGGCGAAATTCTCCTCCGCTCTTGATAAAGCAGGTATCGATATGCTCCAGTCGGTTGACTCCCATGCCACCATTTCAGCCCTGGTTCTTTTGCGGCACAGGGATGAAGCTCTCAGAGCTCTTCACAGGGAGTTCCTTGAACAATGA
- a CDS encoding TetR/AcrR family transcriptional regulator, whose amino-acid sequence MSILKAARSMFFSQGFDGTTIEAIAEKAEVAVGTVYNYFESKSAIILAITADDTSEALFEKFQLPESCTGIEGVKRYVDTFMKSLSMYPKRLIRELMREAWSIDSTLCNGLIRQDLTLLNGLVGVLAELKANHRIKPDTDIEHASMVIYGTVSTALMWYAADENRTSEQLMESLEEMLEVLFIGLAPEGRNL is encoded by the coding sequence ATGTCCATACTTAAAGCTGCCAGAAGCATGTTTTTCAGTCAGGGCTTCGACGGAACAACGATAGAAGCTATTGCTGAAAAGGCCGAAGTCGCGGTGGGAACGGTATACAATTACTTCGAATCAAAAAGCGCGATTATTCTGGCGATTACCGCCGATGACACATCAGAGGCTCTTTTTGAGAAATTTCAGCTTCCCGAGTCGTGCACAGGAATTGAAGGTGTGAAGCGGTACGTAGATACTTTTATGAAAAGCCTGTCGATGTATCCGAAAAGGCTTATTCGCGAATTGATGAGAGAGGCGTGGAGTATCGACAGCACATTGTGCAACGGCCTTATCAGGCAGGATCTGACACTTCTAAACGGTCTTGTCGGTGTACTTGCGGAGCTGAAGGCGAACCACAGGATCAAACCCGATACGGATATCGAACATGCGTCGATGGTGATATACGGAACGGTGAGCACCGCGCTCATGTGGTACGCGGCGGATGAGAACAGGACTTCGGAACAGCTGATGGAATCCCTTGAGGAGATGCTTGAGGTTCTTTTCATCGGTCTCGCTCCTGAGGGGAGAAATTTGTGA